Part of the Natrialbaceae archaeon AArc-T1-2 genome, TCGAGGAACACGGCGACGACATCGCCGCCGTCATGACCGAACCGATCCTCGGCAACTACGGCATCGTCTACCCCGAGGACGGCTACCACGAACTCCTCCGGGAGCTTACCGAGGAACACGGCGCACTCCTGATCTTCGACGAGGTCATCACCGGCTTCCGCGTCGGCGGGTTGGGCTGTGCACAAAGCGAGTTCGGCGTCACGCCGGACCTGACGACGTTCGGCAAGATCGTCGGCGGCGGTTTCCCCGTCGGCGCGATCGGCGGTCGGGCAGAGATCGTCGAGCACTTCGCGCCCGCGGGCGACGTCTTCCAGGCCGGCACCTTCTCCGGCCACCCGGTGACGATGGCCGCCGGCCTCGAGACGCTTCGCTTCGCCGCCGAAAACGACGTCTACGAGCACGTCGACGACCTGGGCGAACGACTGCGCTCTGGGCTGACCGATATCCTCGCCGACCAGGCTCCCGAGTACACCGTCGTCGGCACCGCCAGCCTGTTCAAAGTCATCTTCACGCGGGACGGGCCGGATCGGAACAGCCTCGAGCAACAGTGCGAGTCGGGCTGTCGGCAGGATCCGGTCTGTCCGCGCTACGACAGCTGTCCGAAAACCGCAGGCGACGTGAAAGCAGCCGAGACCGACCGCTGGCGGCGCATCTTCTGGGGACAGATGAAAGACCAGGGGGTGTTCCTCTCACAGAACCAGTTCGAATCCCAGTTCGTGAGCTACGCCCACACCGACGAGGACGTCGAGCGGACGCTCGAGGCGTACAAAGAGGCGCTGTAGCTCCGTCGTGGGCCGAAACGAGCGCGGGGACGAGACAAGGTTTGAGAACACGAACACACCGTGACGACTGACTCGGCTCTCGAGATCGTCGACTGGGCGCGACTCGCCGAGCGGCTGTGCTTTCTGTTTCCACCCGTCGTCGGCGTCGGCGTCGTCGGCGTCCTCAGAGACGTCGATCCCAGCGTGCCAGGATTTGCACGCGGGCTCGTACTCGTCGGCACGTTCGGATACACCCTGCTCACCCTCGCGATGGCGGTCACGCTGTGTTTCGACGCGCGGCGGGTCCGGGAAAGCGGCGTCTGGCAGCCGACGCCGTGGCTGTACACGATCGGTGCCGTCCTCTGGGCACCGGCGGCCGGCGTCGTCTACCTCTATCGACGCCACCGTCACTTCGGGACGCCGCCGGGCTGGTCGGGCTGGTGGCTCGTCGTCGCCGGCTCGCTGCTCGTGACGCTCACCGGCGGTGCGATCGCGTCGGTCGCGTTCGTCCTCGAGTTACCGGGCGTCGTCACCTCCGCGATAGGCGTCGCCGGCGCGATCGCGGTCGGACTCTTCCCCGTCGCGATCCACCAGGACGCCGCCTACGTCTGCACGCAGGGCAGTCTGTGGCGTCCCAACCCCGCCGGCTATCTCGGGGTGGCGTTTCTTAGCCTGTTCGTCCCGCCGTTGCAGCCGCTTCTCGCTGCGTACTACCTGCTAAGACGGCGGCGTGCGATCGGGACACCGTGATCCGTCTCCATCTCCGCCCTCGGCAGCCGGAACGGACGATACCTTCACCTGCCCGGACCGAGAAGGGCGGGTCATGAGCGATTCGACGGAGCGGTGCTGGCTCGTCGAGCGAACGGTCGACCAGCGCAATCTGGTAACACTCGTCTACGCGACGCCCGACGGGAACCAGTTCCAGCGACGTGAGCGCTCGGCGACGGCGCTTCGAACCGGCTCGCCGGTGACCGCAGCCGTCGAGATTTCCGCAGACGAACTCGAGGACGTCACCGACGAGGACATCCGCGAGCAGTACGCGAGCGAGGCCAGGCGGGTCGCCGAGACGTACGATCCCGACGAGGAGATCTGAGCTGACGGTTCCGGTCGAAGTGACAATCCTTATCGGCGGACGCCGAGACAGTACTGACATGCCAGCGATAGCGGTCGACGGCCTGACGAAGGTCTTCGGTTCGACCGTCGCCCTCGAGGAGCTTTCCTTCGAGGTCCACGAAGGCGAGGTGTTCGGATTTCTGGGTCCCAACGGCGCAGGCAAATCGACCACGATCAACGTGTTGCTCGATCTCGTCCGTCCGACCGCAGGCCGGGCCGAAGTCCTCGGATTCGACACGCAAGCGTCCGGTCGCGCGGTCCGCAGCCGGACCGGCGTCCTCCCCGAAGGGTTCGACACCTACAGTCGGCTCACCGGCCGCCAACACCTCGAGTTCGTCATCGACTCCAAAGACGCCGACGACGATCCCGACGCGTTGCTCGAGCGGGTCGGTCTCGAGGGAGCCGGCGACCGGAAAGCCGGCGGCTACTCGACGGGGATGACCCAGCGACTCGCACTCGCGATGGCGCTGGTCGGCGAGCCCGACCTGTTGATCCTCGACGAGCCCTCGACCGGACTGGACCCGAACGGAGCCCGCGAGATGCGCGAGATCGTCCGC contains:
- the hemL gene encoding glutamate-1-semialdehyde 2,1-aminomutase, with the protein product MNHEHSRELYDRALSVMPGGVNSAVRAAIEPYPFFVRKGDGGHVIDADGNRYIDWVMGLGPLLLGHDLPEPVQAAIQQHASAGPMYGTPTEVEVDLAEFVSRHVPSVEKIRFVNSGTEATTSAVRLARGYTGRNKIVVMQGGYHGAQESTLVEGDADDPKPSSAGIPQAFAEHTLPVPFNDEEAVREVFEEHGDDIAAVMTEPILGNYGIVYPEDGYHELLRELTEEHGALLIFDEVITGFRVGGLGCAQSEFGVTPDLTTFGKIVGGGFPVGAIGGRAEIVEHFAPAGDVFQAGTFSGHPVTMAAGLETLRFAAENDVYEHVDDLGERLRSGLTDILADQAPEYTVVGTASLFKVIFTRDGPDRNSLEQQCESGCRQDPVCPRYDSCPKTAGDVKAAETDRWRRIFWGQMKDQGVFLSQNQFESQFVSYAHTDEDVERTLEAYKEAL
- a CDS encoding ABC transporter ATP-binding protein — encoded protein: MPAIAVDGLTKVFGSTVALEELSFEVHEGEVFGFLGPNGAGKSTTINVLLDLVRPTAGRAEVLGFDTQASGRAVRSRTGVLPEGFDTYSRLTGRQHLEFVIDSKDADDDPDALLERVGLEGAGDRKAGGYSTGMTQRLALAMALVGEPDLLILDEPSTGLDPNGAREMREIVREENARGATVFFSSHILGQVEAVCDRVGILRGGEMVAVDTVSGLRDSVGGSTTLRVSVDQLEDDAIAAVETLPDVGTVTVEDGADPTVVVTCDGSKTEIIHALEEGGLEVRDFATEEASLDEVFHAYTTEGSA